GTCCCTCCCGCTATTCCCTAGCGGATCATGGCCGACAAGCCCCCGAAACAACGGACCCTCGCCCAGCCCGCCAGCCTCAAGGGCAACTCCCTCCACACCGGGGAGACCGTCACCCTCACCTTGAAGCCCGCCCCCTGCGGCCACGGCATCCAATTCCAGCGGATCGACCTCGAAGACCAGCCCCTCATCGCGGCCCACGTCAGCAAGGTCCAAACCGTCGAGCGGGCCACCACCTTGGCAGAAGGCAGCGTCAAAGTCCAAACAGTCGAACACGTCCTCAGCGCCCTCACCGGCATGGGGATCGACAACGCCCTCGTGGAAATGGACGCCAACGAGCCCCCCATCGGGGACGGCTCGGCAGCGCCCTACCTCCAATGCATCCAGCAGGCAGGCATCGTCGAGCAGGACGAGCCACTCAGCGTCTGGGAAATCCGCGAGCCCATCCACCTTGAATCCCGCAATGGCTCCCTCTTCACCATCGTCCCGGACAAAAAATTCCGCATCTCCTGCACCCAAGCCGACGACCAAGGGAACTTCACCCAATTTTTCAGCACCGAAATCACCCCAGCCATCTACGAAAAGGAAATCGCCCCCGCCCGCACCTTTGTGCACTACGAAGACGTCAAACCGCTCCTCGACAAAGGCCTCATCAAAGGCGGGAGCCTTGAAAGCGCCATTGTCATCAAGGGCGACTCCATCATGGCGAGCGAGCCCCTCCGCTTCGACGACGAATTCGTCCGCCACAAAATCCTCGACATCGTGGGCGACCTTATGCTCTGCGGCAAACGCATCATGGGCCACATCATCGCCGTCCGCCCCGGCCACGGCCCCAACACCGAAATGGCCAAAAAAGTCGCCAAAGAATACGCCGTCATGCGCGCCATGGTCCCCCCGGTCCAAATCCCGACCGGCGAAAGCGTCCTCGACATCAACGAAATCCTCAAAATCCTCCCCCACCGCTACCCCTTTCTGCTAGTGGACCGGATCGTGAAATTCGAAGGCGAATGGAAATGCACCGGCATCAAAAACGTCACCATGAACGAACCCTTCTTTCCCGGTCACTTCCCTGGCCACCCCGTCATGCCAGGCGTGCTCCAAGTGGAAGCCATGGCCCAAGTTGGCAGCATCCTCATGTTAAGACAGGAAGGCAACCAGGGAAAAATCGGCTACTTCATGAGCGCGGACAAAGTGAAATTCCGCAAACCCGTCCTCCCGGGGGACACCCTCTTCATCGAAGCCGAAGTCACCAAAGCCCGAGGCAGCGTAGGCCAAACCTACTGCCGCTGCCTCGTAAACGACAAAGTCGTCAGCGAAGGCGAACTCAAATTCGGACTGGTTGAACAATAGCCCGCAGAGCCCGACAGCGGGCAGTGAAAACTGAACACCGAAAACTAGCAAACTCTCCGATGATCCACCCCACCGCCATCATCGACCCACAGGCCGAACTGGGCAGTGGTGTAGAAATCGGGCCCTACAGCATCATTGGAAAAGGGGTCACCGTGGGAGAGGGAACCAAAATTCACAACCACGTCACCCTCCAAGGCCCCACCCAAATCGGAAAAGAAAACGAATTCTTCCCCTACGGCAGCATCGGCCAGCAGACCCAAGACCTGAAATACGAAGGGGAGCCCACCCACCTCGAAATCGGAGACCACAACCTCTTCCGAGAATTTGTCACCCTCAACCGAGGCACCGCCCCCGGTTCCAAAACCCGCATCGGCAGCCACAGCCACTTCCTCGCCTACACCCACATCGCGCACGACTGCGTCATTGGCGACCACTGCATCTTCTCGAACAACAGCACCCTCGGCGGCCACGTCCTCGTGGAAGACTATGTCATATTGGGCGGCTTCAGTGGCATCCACCAATTCGTCCGCATAGGGAGGCATGCCATGACCGGAGGCGTCACCAAACTCGTCCAAGACCTTCCCCCCTACATGATCGCCGACGGCAACCCCGCTCTCATCCGAGGCATCAACCAAGTAGGCCTCCAGCGCCGAGGCTTCAGCGAAAAAGCCATCAAGTCCCTCCG
This sequence is a window from Verrucomicrobiota bacterium. Protein-coding genes within it:
- a CDS encoding bifunctional UDP-3-O-[3-hydroxymyristoyl] N-acetylglucosamine deacetylase/3-hydroxyacyl-ACP dehydratase, with protein sequence MADKPPKQRTLAQPASLKGNSLHTGETVTLTLKPAPCGHGIQFQRIDLEDQPLIAAHVSKVQTVERATTLAEGSVKVQTVEHVLSALTGMGIDNALVEMDANEPPIGDGSAAPYLQCIQQAGIVEQDEPLSVWEIREPIHLESRNGSLFTIVPDKKFRISCTQADDQGNFTQFFSTEITPAIYEKEIAPARTFVHYEDVKPLLDKGLIKGGSLESAIVIKGDSIMASEPLRFDDEFVRHKILDIVGDLMLCGKRIMGHIIAVRPGHGPNTEMAKKVAKEYAVMRAMVPPVQIPTGESVLDINEILKILPHRYPFLLVDRIVKFEGEWKCTGIKNVTMNEPFFPGHFPGHPVMPGVLQVEAMAQVGSILMLRQEGNQGKIGYFMSADKVKFRKPVLPGDTLFIEAEVTKARGSVGQTYCRCLVNDKVVSEGELKFGLVEQ
- the lpxA gene encoding acyl-ACP--UDP-N-acetylglucosamine O-acyltransferase yields the protein MIHPTAIIDPQAELGSGVEIGPYSIIGKGVTVGEGTKIHNHVTLQGPTQIGKENEFFPYGSIGQQTQDLKYEGEPTHLEIGDHNLFREFVTLNRGTAPGSKTRIGSHSHFLAYTHIAHDCVIGDHCIFSNNSTLGGHVLVEDYVILGGFSGIHQFVRIGRHAMTGGVTKLVQDLPPYMIADGNPALIRGINQVGLQRRGFSEKAIKSLRTAYKTIYKKDLNVTQAIETMKAVEPPTEELSHLIDFVESSERGIVR